The stretch of DNA CACCGGGTACAGGCTTGTAGTCGAGTTAGTTCCACGTGGAATCGCAGCCCTCGTATCACCGACAGGCACTCTACTAGCTGCGACCAAGTATCTCCGAGTCAGAGATAGGGAAGTAAAGCCGAAAGTAGCCTACAAGCCCCCACCATCCCGTGGGAAACCACTAGAGGATATCACGGCGGACGACATCATGAGAGCTGTAAGTGAGAGGGGAAAGCTCGTCCCCAGCCTCGTCTCGCTTCTCGGCGTGCCAGGCGAGGTCGCAGAGGAGGCAGTCTACCGCGCCGGCCTAGACTACGATCTCCAAGAGGTTGAGGCCAAAGACGCTGAAGCCATAGCCGGAGAAATCAAGGGAATCCTGGAAGAGTCTCTCGCTGGAAGGGGATATATAGTAGAGAAGGAGGGATCCGGTTATATCGAGGCTGATCCCTTCAAGCCAACCCGCTACACTGATACAACATACAGTATAATAGAGTTTAGGGAACTTGATGAGGCGCTAGAGGAATACTTCGAATCCAGTAGTACCGGGGTGAAAACTAAGGGGACCCCGGATAGCATCGAATCCGAGAGGGAGAAGCTGATAGCCAGTCTTGAGAAGGCCCGACAGCAAGCCGCAGAATACAGGAGACAGGCCGAGATGCTGAGGGCTATGGCGGACTTCGTATCAAGAAACTACCACGTCATATCTAGAGTACTAGACTGCCTGGCAACACACGACCAGGCGTGCCTAGAGGAACTCGGCGTCGCCGTGAAGAAGAGTAATGATAGGTACATTGTAATAGTGGAGGATAAGAGGCTTGAGATCCCCGTTAGTGTGAAGAGTGTGGACGACCTCATACTAGAGTACTTCAAGAGAGCCGGTGTACTGGAGGGTAAGGCTAAGAGGGCGGAGTCCTCTAGGGTAGACGTTGAGAAACGCCTCAAAGAGCTAGACATCAAGGCAAAGGCCAAGAGCCTATACGAGAGGTATAAAGTCAGAAGAAGGTACTGGTTCGAAAACTTCCACTATACGGTAACCAGGAACGGGTTCCTAGCAGTAGGTGGAAGGGATGCAGGCCAGAACGAGCTACTCGTTAGAAGATACCTGGAGCCACATGACATCTTCATGCATGCAGACATACACGGGGCTCCAGCCGTAATAATCAAAACCAGAGGAGGTAGCGTCGGCGAAGAGGACCTGATGGACGCGGCCGTTATAGCAGTGGCTTATAGCAAGGCCTGGA from Candidatus Thermodiscus eudorianus encodes:
- a CDS encoding NFACT family protein, whose product is MARKSMNIVDLRAWIARTSAWAIGKYISNIYYDKDNNILLVKIRGGNIILAEPGKRIHVTRRRQPPQHFKQDPLVVLARKYMRDKRLEGIGLIGFDRIPYFEASTGYRLVVELVPRGIAALVSPTGTLLAATKYLRVRDREVKPKVAYKPPPSRGKPLEDITADDIMRAVSERGKLVPSLVSLLGVPGEVAEEAVYRAGLDYDLQEVEAKDAEAIAGEIKGILEESLAGRGYIVEKEGSGYIEADPFKPTRYTDTTYSIIEFRELDEALEEYFESSSTGVKTKGTPDSIESEREKLIASLEKARQQAAEYRRQAEMLRAMADFVSRNYHVISRVLDCLATHDQACLEELGVAVKKSNDRYIVIVEDKRLEIPVSVKSVDDLILEYFKRAGVLEGKAKRAESSRVDVEKRLKELDIKAKAKSLYERYKVRRRYWFENFHYTVTRNGFLAVGGRDAGQNELLVRRYLEPHDIFMHADIHGAPAVIIKTRGGSVGEEDLMDAAVIAVAYSKAWKAGLGSVRVFYVNASQVSLSPPTGEYLAKGGVMVYGKKNYLPPIPVRIWLGVTLDEEQAPRLIQGSREVVSRHAIGYASLIPGELKRIEAAREVKKRLHKLLGERGSYILAVPDEDFASRIPGKSRITGVSIGGGVALNFNSIAGP